Proteins encoded by one window of Mariniplasma anaerobium:
- a CDS encoding type 1 glutamine amidotransferase domain-containing protein, whose product MLEGKKVLTIVSKDYDDLEFFYPMIRLREEKATVLVAAEKAKTDYVGKYGLTIKSDLSFDDVNISEFDALLIPGGWAPDYLRRIPKVIDFVKYMNKEKRVIGIICHAGWVLASADILEGVNVTSTPGIKDDLTNAKAIWHNIEAIKDGHIISARRPPDLIYYLPLIIEVLCKGQILTL is encoded by the coding sequence ATGTTAGAAGGAAAAAAAGTATTAACTATTGTTAGTAAGGATTATGATGACTTAGAATTTTTTTACCCGATGATTAGGCTTAGAGAAGAAAAAGCGACTGTATTAGTTGCAGCTGAAAAAGCAAAGACTGATTATGTTGGTAAATATGGCTTGACTATTAAATCAGATCTAAGTTTTGATGATGTTAACATTAGTGAATTCGATGCATTATTAATACCTGGTGGATGGGCACCAGATTACTTAAGAAGAATACCAAAGGTAATTGATTTTGTTAAATATATGAATAAAGAAAAACGCGTTATAGGAATCATATGTCATGCAGGTTGGGTATTAGCTTCTGCTGATATTTTAGAAGGTGTCAATGTAACCTCTACACCAGGCATTAAAGATGATCTTACAAATGCTAAAGCGATTTGGCATAATATAGAAGCTATTAAAGATGGTCATATCATTTCTGCAAGACGACCTCCTGATTTAATTTATTACTTACCTTTGATAATTGAAGTTTTATGTAAAGGTCAAATATTAACACTCTAA
- a CDS encoding IS110 family RNA-guided transposase has product MNHTLFIGIDVAKLSNHVYALNLNRDRLLSVNIPNTQDGANLIETHILKLLDKYHLSKVIVILESTGVYSGHVATYLSASKFLSVFEIRVYLINPKISKNYRKSFADMDKTDPKDAYILADIARVGRCDELTPFKGAQRLALERLTRHRLHIAEKLSNEKVYALNNVFLKFSNFETIFSNNFGSTAVDLLLEYKTIDDIIDSSLEDLADFVAKSSKNRFDNSLDIAAKIQKAARDSYRLDKVSYDPINTALASSINVIKCYEHEMKDIDKAILRQVAGFNHNHYQILTSIPGIGKVYAAGILAEIADMSQFDSNDALAKFAGITWRKNQSGKFTADETYMTKTGNKYLRYFLIQAANMARIHMPEYRDFYQKKYDEVTTHQHKRALALTARKLIRLIYGLLSTNRLYK; this is encoded by the coding sequence TTGAATCACACTTTATTTATTGGTATTGACGTTGCTAAATTATCTAATCACGTTTATGCACTTAACCTTAATCGTGATAGACTTTTATCTGTCAATATCCCTAACACACAAGATGGTGCGAACTTAATTGAAACACATATTCTAAAGCTTCTTGATAAATATCATCTCTCTAAAGTGATTGTTATCTTAGAGTCTACCGGTGTTTATTCCGGTCATGTTGCGACCTACTTATCAGCGTCTAAGTTTTTAAGTGTTTTTGAGATCAGAGTTTATCTCATCAATCCTAAAATTTCTAAAAATTATAGGAAGAGTTTTGCTGATATGGATAAAACTGATCCTAAAGATGCTTATATCTTAGCTGATATCGCTAGAGTTGGAAGATGTGATGAACTTACACCCTTTAAAGGTGCCCAAAGACTTGCTTTAGAAAGACTTACCAGACATAGACTTCATATTGCTGAAAAATTATCTAATGAGAAGGTTTATGCCCTTAATAACGTGTTTCTAAAGTTCTCTAATTTTGAAACTATATTCTCTAATAACTTTGGTTCAACTGCTGTTGATCTTTTACTAGAATACAAAACCATTGATGATATTATTGATTCATCTTTAGAAGATTTAGCTGACTTTGTTGCTAAATCAAGTAAAAATCGTTTTGATAATTCACTTGATATCGCTGCTAAAATTCAAAAAGCTGCTAGAGATTCTTATCGTCTTGATAAAGTTTCTTATGATCCTATTAATACAGCTCTAGCCTCATCCATAAATGTCATTAAATGCTATGAACATGAAATGAAAGACATTGATAAAGCTATTTTAAGACAAGTCGCTGGGTTTAATCATAATCACTATCAAATCTTAACTTCTATACCTGGTATTGGTAAAGTTTACGCGGCTGGTATCTTAGCTGAGATTGCTGATATGAGTCAGTTTGATTCCAATGATGCACTTGCTAAATTTGCTGGTATCACTTGGCGTAAGAATCAATCCGGTAAATTCACTGCTGATGAGACTTACATGACTAAAACTGGAAATAAATATTTACGCTACTTTTTGATTCAGGCTGCCAACATGGCTAGAATTCATATGCCTGAATATCGTGATTTTTATCAAAAGAAATATGATGAAGTCACGACTCATCAACACAAACGTGCCCTCGCCTTAACTGCTAGAAAACTTATTCGTCTTATTTATGGTTTGTTGAGTACCAATAGACTTTATAAGTAA